In one Culex quinquefasciatus strain JHB chromosome 2, VPISU_Cqui_1.0_pri_paternal, whole genome shotgun sequence genomic region, the following are encoded:
- the LOC119766719 gene encoding uncharacterized protein LOC119766719: MNDEGKKFWRQAQVKFGKPEREMLAPIITAYFYKIASGSINQQMFNEMFEIIRSQFPSETNKHIWYVGGNHPQGFLYESYRRLQTKAKQTGAKLMLSTIPYNEIAEIFESWDASYPIRRFEIMSGNFKIEDYNVLNNFTKAHDLITKDFTRLHGKMSNIAAKIPVFVKKFNKIFHDYRKLIKDDTELCDEIIKTFSHDPPVNDHSIFLIFYTLPLLLRENFVYRGGKRMRPTLFMSRNAYITIIPTEATLTETIETTRKKAQDRQTTVQPFIVAVGSIENIKKYFVVFDDLLLPCSRAIEAVDIHYKLHDVFNLLYAAECQTVLHFTQKFFYGQQYEEDSIRPHVEELISDILNP; this comes from the exons ATGAATGATGAAGGCAAAAAGTTTTGGCGGCAGGCGCAAGTTAAGTTTGGGAAGCCCGAAAGGGAGATGCTTGCTCCGATCATAACtgcatatttttacaaaatcgcGAGCGGTTCGATTAACCAACAAATGTTTAATGAAATGTTCGAAATCATACGCAGTCAGTTCCCGTCTGAAACGAACAAGCACATTTGGTACGTCGGTGGTAACCACCCACAAGGCTTCCTTTACGAAAGTTATCGACGTCTACAAACTAAAGCAAAACAAACAG GTGCTAAATTGATGCTAAGCACCATTCCATACAAcgaaattgctgaaatttttgaatcatgggATGCCTCTTATCCTATTCGACGATTCGAAATAATGTCTGGTAATTTTAAGATCGAAGATTACAACGTGTTGAACAATTTCACGAAAGCGCACGACCTG ATCACGAAAGACTTCACTCGACTTCATGGAAAAATGTCCAATATTGCAGcaaaaattccagtttttgtgaaaaaattcaataaaattttccatgATTATCGAAAATTGATCAAAGACGACACCGAACTCTGCGATGAGATCATTAAAACATTTAGCCATGATCCGCCGGTCAATG ACCAttcaattttcttgattttttacaCATTGCCGTTGCTTTTGAGAGAAAATTTCGTTTACCGTGGAGGTAAACGGATGCGTCCGACTTTGTTCATGTCGCGTAATGCGTACATAACTATCATACCA ACGGAAGCTACGCTTACTGAGACTATAGAAACAACAAGGAAAAAAGCGCAGGATCGACAAACTACTGTGCAACCATTCATTGTTGCGGTAGGATCAatcgaaaacataaaaaaatacttcgttGTTTTCGACGACTTGCTCCTTCCTTGTTCAAGAGCAATCGAAGCTGTTGATATTCATTACAAACTTCACGATGTCTTCAATTTGTTGTATGCAGCTGAGTGTCAAACCGTACTACATTTCACGCAAAAATTTTTCTACGGTCAGCAGTATGAAGAAGACTCAATCCGGCCGCACGTGGAAGAGCTTATCAGTGACATTCTGAATCCGTGA